A stretch of Roseovarius sp. M141 DNA encodes these proteins:
- a CDS encoding ABC transporter permease produces MFQQIKPKSTLQTAVSILELIYHATVRDVRKTHGNALMAIALNILQALVFLATFYVMFSVLGLRGAALRGDFLLYLMSGIFLFLTHVKTLGAVAGAEGPSSPMMKHAPMTTAISISSAALGALYVQVLTMALILFTYHVAVHPFVVEYPFPAMGMLLLAWFTGAAIGLVLFAVKPWFPTFVSTFATVYQRANMIASGKMFVANTLPAYMVKVFDWNPLFHTIDQARGYVFVNYTPFNSNVTYPIVVGIVLTMIGLMGEFYTRRHASSSWDARR; encoded by the coding sequence ATGTTTCAACAAATCAAGCCAAAATCGACACTGCAAACCGCAGTGTCCATTCTGGAACTTATCTATCACGCCACAGTGCGCGACGTGCGCAAGACGCATGGCAATGCGCTGATGGCAATTGCGCTGAACATCCTTCAGGCGCTGGTGTTTCTGGCGACATTCTACGTCATGTTTTCGGTGCTGGGTCTGCGCGGTGCGGCGCTGCGCGGGGATTTCCTGCTGTATCTCATGTCGGGAATTTTCCTGTTCCTCACCCATGTCAAAACGCTCGGTGCCGTCGCCGGGGCCGAGGGGCCATCGTCGCCGATGATGAAACACGCGCCCATGACCACGGCCATTTCCATCAGTTCCGCCGCGCTGGGCGCGCTATACGTGCAGGTGCTTACCATGGCGCTGATCCTGTTCACGTATCACGTCGCAGTGCATCCGTTCGTGGTGGAGTATCCGTTTCCTGCCATGGGCATGCTATTGCTGGCATGGTTCACGGGGGCGGCGATCGGGCTGGTCCTTTTCGCGGTCAAACCGTGGTTTCCCACATTCGTTTCGACCTTTGCCACCGTCTACCAGCGGGCCAACATGATCGCGTCCGGCAAGATGTTCGTTGCCAATACGCTGCCGGCCTACATGGTTAAAGTGTTCGACTGGAACCCACTGTTTCACACCATCGATCAGGCGCGCGGGTATGTGTTTGTCAATTACACGCCCTTCAATTCGAACGTGACCTACCCGATCGTCGTGGGAATCGTGTTGACGATGATTGGCCTTATGGGCGAATTTTACACGCGCCGCCACGCCTCCAGCAGTTGGGACGCGCGGCGTTGA
- a CDS encoding VanZ family protein produces MRLPSTLHRAAPWAWAATVILAALLCVLTLSPQGPAVGPPRPDKLYHFIGFGLLAVPLCLVYPHRAWTVVVGVIAFGAAIEVIQPYVGRGAEWGDLLADALGAAGAAGLARMLPRKRPRSV; encoded by the coding sequence ATGCGTCTTCCGTCAACATTGCACCGCGCCGCGCCATGGGCATGGGCGGCAACCGTTATTCTGGCGGCGCTCTTATGCGTGCTTACCCTCAGCCCCCAAGGCCCGGCAGTCGGCCCGCCCCGCCCCGACAAGTTGTACCATTTCATTGGCTTCGGGCTGTTGGCGGTGCCGCTTTGTCTGGTTTACCCGCATCGCGCGTGGACGGTGGTGGTGGGGGTGATTGCGTTCGGTGCTGCGATCGAGGTGATCCAGCCCTATGTCGGGCGCGGAGCCGAGTGGGGCGATCTGCTGGCCGATGCGCTGGGCGCGGCGGGCGCGGCCGGTCTGGCGCGTATGTTGCCTCGCAAGCGGCCT